Below is a window of Salvelinus alpinus chromosome 34, SLU_Salpinus.1, whole genome shotgun sequence DNA.
AGACAACCCCATAGAAGAATAGTTTACATAGTTGGCTTATTGTTGTGTTCTTTGCCAGAAAAATATTAATCTCGAGGCGCATTCAAGGGAAACATGTAACATTATTCTGACAAGCAGTCAACGCACAACCattcttaatgcaatcgcgggaaaatattttttaaagcagTTTtggccttaaaaaaaaaaagaggaaaaAAGAAAGATAGTTCTACATTGCTACCACGTTTATTTCTCTACTCCTTCTCCTTCAATTGTGCATGTGGCATTCTTTTACAAATGCAGCTTCAAGCTTGGTTTTAGGCGCAGCTGCGCAACAgagctcttaaaggggcaatgTCGTCTTAAAAAGGGAAATGCCATACTTtgtaacaaaaacaaacaaaaaaatccgATTTTTCgggtaaataaaaacaaataattatttatatatttataataaAATAAGAATAATTAATAATAGCAATCAGGATGTTGTGTCCAATGGGGTAAATGCAGATGGAccaaccccatgcttcagcctATGTACATTTTATAGCAACTATGCTTCATCAGTTGggctacaggtgataatgcttattgctaaTAGCACATCTGATAATGTAGGCCATGCATAGGCTATATGCCTGGTCCAATATAATTTTAACAACATTTTTACCAATATGTTTTTGGGCCCACTTCTGGAGgtggaaattatattttagatggtgtcagcataattttattttaattaatttgagagtagaatgtccttttaaaaagtcaccagaaCTGAGCTTCTCAGTCCTTCTACATAACATTTTTCCAGGGAGGACCCCAGACCTCCTAAGCAAAGGGGACTGAAATTGGTAAAACGTGCAGTTTAATACATATACAACATGATCCTCTTTCCTTAAAAGTATGATGGTCACAACCTTTTTACATGAAAGGGGAGGATAACTTGACCCCAGACAATAGATCTGAGATCCACTTAAGTTTCAGTCATGGGATTTTCTTTGCTTTACATGTACTGTGTCAAGTACCTGACTCCAGTGGTTCCTCATCTTCAATGGTTTTCAGCACTTTAGACTTGTAGTCTCTGAACTGTAGATACCTTAACAACCTCCTCACCTTCttctgtagggagagagagagaagatgaagaGAAAGtgatgggagagagaaggggaaaagaAAGTGATGGGAGAGAGAAAATATGATGTAGTCTAAAATAATACTACAGGCCTCCGGTTTTCTAGTTAACGCCAGTCAGATGAAATCAGTACTTTACAGGTATTGCAGGCAGAAAATAGTGTGAGTGTATGGTGTGTCTGTGTATGGTGTGTCTGTGTATGGTGTACGTGTGTATATAGCTGGTGTGGACCTTGTCTCTCCTCATGAGGAACAGGATGTCCTCAGCTGAGATGACCCTTGACCCTCTAAGGACCGCCCCCTCACACGCCTGCTgtagcttcacacacacacacacacacacacacacacacacacacacacacacacacacacacacacacacacacacacacacacacacacacacacacacacacacacacacacacacacacaaagggaagAGAGGAGTGATATGAGCTACTGTTTCGTAGTTGAAAAGGTTTGTCAGTatcagagagagaacagggactaaagtgtgtgtgtgtgtgttaccaggtTGATGAGTTGGGTGTGTACAATGTCCTCCACCAGAGCAGCAGTCTCATGTAGGGGTCTGCGAGCATCTCCCAGAGCAAACCtagaacacgcacacacacacgagacgggttagaaacacacacacacacaggatgcagGCTCTGTTCTAGTAGGTGAGGTTGAGGGATGTGGTGTATCTCTATGCAAAGGTTGGGTTGAACACCtgagtgtctgtgagtgtgtgacgGCAGTGATGTCATAGTCAGATCAATGTGGTTCGTCGAATGAGGGTGGAGCAAGGGAGTATGGCGACCACGCTGTGGTCCGAACGCCATCACACACACCGCTCCAGGACCACAGAACCACAACGCAGACCGTCTTAGCGTGGCAGACCAGGACCCGACCACACAACGACCCTTCGTCACTACGGTCAACCTACTGCTGAAATTAGCTGGTTACTCTGTGATACACTGTTGTCATGGCATCCAACAGCCTTTTCAGCCCGAGTCAACACAACCTCTACTGGGGTAAGTGGATCTATatgtctacctgtgtgtgtgtgttttttgggggCAATCTGACTCAGTGTGTGTAGTTACATCATGCTCTGTATTTCGGGGATGAAGCTGGTCCGTGTGGGTGGGCGGTCCCTCGCTGAGCTGGAAGAGCCTGCCATGGGACTGCTGCtcatcacctacacacacaccccagggtCGTGTTCAGGAAGACAACATTACAACACTTTATGATAGAAATATAGGCTACTGTGTAGAACAGATATAATCGTTATTACATAGTCATTGCATAGGGAAACATGTCAACTctataaaatacatttacatCGGCACATACGGTTTATTAACTGAAGTTTTTGGGTGTGTTGACTTAGTCGTAATATTTCAAGTCAGTTACACAAACATGTATTTGGTAGCACCGAAAAACAGCTatacacaaaaacacactgtctacacacacacaccacacacacacacacacacacacacacacacacacacacacacacacacagtggtctgCGGTAAACAAAAGAACAGGATGGAGTCACTCAACCAGAATTGAGCTCAGGCAAATCAGCTGTTGCTATTGTCACAATATGGATTTGACTGTTTTTGTTCGCTGCTTGGCTTAACTCTTAACCactgccttcctctccctccctacctcccctttCTCAGTGTTTGCATGAGCGAATCCTGTAGGACAGTCGTTCCTGTATTCAAACCTGTGgctgtagacagacagagagagaggatgtatagcgcacgcacacacgcaagcacacacactcccATTCTCCAGCTAGTAAACAGGTCTGTCACTTTCTCCCATAACCCAGCCAGAACCACTCAAATTGAAGTTACGGGCAAATAGTAAAGTGGGCTAGTTGAATGTCTTTAGAAGGTGTTAGAATAATGCAATCTTACCGTGATTCAACGATTTAGTAGAATATTATTTGTCCCTCGTCATTAGTTTCTTTACAAACCACTGCTGCACTTGGATAAGCTGCTTTTGACGTTTTGTCGCACAGTGAAAGACGTCAGCAATGTTGATTTTGTCACGGGCTAATTGTGCCACCTGGTGGACAGCAGCTGACAAAAATAGTTTGGCCTGTTTTATGGAGGTTGTGCGAAGTCCtgcctgacgtgtgtgtgtgtgtgtgtgtgtgtgtgtgtgtgtgtgtgtgtgtgtgagagagagagagagagagagagagagagagagagagagagagagagagagagagagagagagagagagagagagagagagagagagagagagagagagagagactgtgtgtgtgctgtttaACCCTTCTTTTTACTTTTTTTAAAACAATACTTAAATACGtatacaatacagtactgtatgaaTGACAAGAAAGAAAGTTGCACACTCTATATGCTCCCAACAATGTTATTTACTAGCCTGTTGATTGCAGCCATAGCTGGGTCAGAACTGTTTTTTAGCAGATTTTATTCTATGTCCTCAGTGGCTTCAGAAGTCTTTTTGCTTGTCGGCTAATGAAGATCGAGTTTCATCATGTTGCTTATTCCCCCAGATCCCCAGATCACTAGCCGTAGGTTCAGTCCACCGCTCCATGGTAAGACCAGAGATGGGACAGTGGGAGTGACAGCTCAGCATGAGGACAGTGGCCCCCGGAGTACAGGGGACATTCCTGCTGAGTTCAGGCCCACCGACAGCCCCAACTTTCTGGTGTCAAGCCTCCCCGCACACTGGCGTTGCAACAAGACTCTGCCACGTGCCTTCACGGTAACACACACAAAGTCTGGAATCTGAGTCTCCATCCCTTGACCTCATGTTAAATAAAATTCCCCTTCTTTCAGCTTGCCAGTGTTTACAGTACACAGTGTACACATGGGAGAGCTACTGAAAGGTTTAGTGAGGGGACCATTGAACATCTTTTCCCTCCCTATTTAATTTGTCCTGCATCCCCCCTCCGTCCTCCCTCTCCAGGTGGTTGCCCTGGGTGATGTAAGTGACGGTGTTTTAGTCACGGTGATGGCAGGGAATGATGATAACTGTTCAGCTGAGCTACGGAACGCCACCACGCTGATGACATCACACACAGCACGCTTCAATGACCTCCGCTTTGTAGGACGCAGTGggagaggtgtgtttgtgtgtgtttgtgtacaacagagtatgtgtgtgtgtgtgtgtgtgtttaacatgtctctctctctctctctaggtaaaAGCTTTAATCTGACCATAACCGTGTTCACCAGTCCTCCCCAGGTGGCCACGTACCACAGAGCTATCAAAGTTACTGTAGACGGACCTAGAGAGCCACgccgtgagtacacacacacacacacacacacagactcaggtTTTTGAACAGGAACATCTGTGTCCTACTCTGATTGAAGAGGGCTATAACTACTTATGTATGCCACTCTCTGATAGGTCACAGGCAGAAGATGGAGGTTGGTCCAAAAACAGGGCTTTTCAGGGTTGCCATGCCAATGCAGAGTCTCCGCCCCCTCAACAACATCACCAACCCTCCAACAAGAGGTGAAAACAGAGCAGTTAAACTCTTTCTGTGTATACTGATGGGCCAAAGTTTACTGATATTTTCATGAGATACTAGTAACTATATGAAACACTCATTGCTCTTTTACTCcttccttccctgtctctctcccttccttccctctctctctcccttccatccctgtctctctcccttccttccctgtctctcccctttcttccctctctctctcccttccttccctgtctctccccttccttccctgtctctctcaattcatccctgtctctctcacttccatccctgtctctccccttccttccctgtctctctcacttccttccctgtctctctcccttccttccctgtctctccccttccatccctgtctctccccttccttccctgtctctctcacttccttccctgtctctctcccttccttccctgtctctccccttccttccctgtctctctcaattcatccctgtctctctcacttccatccctgtctctccccttccttccctgtctctctcacttccttccctgtctctctcccttccttccctgtctctccccttccttccctgtctctctcaattccatccctgtctctctcacttccatccctgtctctcaccttccttccttccctgtctctctcacttccttctctgtctctctcccttccttccctgtctctccccttccttccctgtctctccccttccttccctgcctctctcacttccatccctgtctctctcccttccttccctgtatctccccttccttccctctctctctcccttccttccctgtctctccccttccttccctctctctcccccttccttccttccctctctctctcccttccttccctgtctctccccttccttccctgtctctctcaattccatCCTCGTCTCTCTCActtccatccctgtctctccccttccttccctgtctctttcacttccttccctgtctctctcccttccctgtctctccccttccttccccctctctctcccttccttccctgtctctccccttccttccctgTGTCTCTCGattccatccctgtctctctcacttccatccctgtctctccccttccttccctgtctctctcacttccttccctgtctctctcccttccttccctgtctctcaccttccttccttccttcctactctctctctcttccttccctgtctctccccttccttccctgtctctctcaattccatccctgtctctctcacatccttccctgtctctccccttccttccctgtctctctcacttccgtccctgtctctctccctcccttccctgtctctccccttccttccctctctctctcccttccttccatccctgtctctctcaattccatCCCTGTATCTCTCACTTCCATCCCTGTCTATCTCActtccttccctgtctctctcacttccttccctgtctctctcacatccttccctgtctctctcactgccttccctatctctctcacttccttccctgtctctctcccttccttccctgtctctccccttccttccctgtctctctccttccttccctgtctctccccttccttccctctctctctcccttccttccctgtctctccccttcaATCCCCGTCTCTCTCAattccatccctgtctctctcacttccATCCCTGTCTATCTCActtccttccctgtctctctcacttccttccctgtctctctcacaccgccttccctgtctctctcacttccttccctgtctctctcccttccttccctgtctctccccttccttccctgtctctctccttccttccctgtctctctcacttccttccctgtctctctcacttccttccctgtctctctcacttccatccctgtctctctcacttccttCCCTGTCTTTCTCACTTCCATTCCTGTTTCTCTCActtccttccctgtctctctcacttccttccctgtctctctcacttccttccctgtctctctcacttccttccctgtctctctcccttccttccctgtctctctcacttccATTCCTGTTTCTCTCACttccttccctcgctctctcacttccttccctgtctctctcacttccttccctgtctctctcacttccatccctgtctctctcacttccttccctgtctctctcacttccATTCCTGTTTCTCTCActtccttccctgtctctctcacttccttccctgtctctctcacttccATTCCTGTTTCTCTCActtccttccctgtctctctccctcattctttctCTATCCCCTGCTCCTTTCATTATCTCTCCCTCCAGCCTTCCCTCTCTCAGACTCTAGGCCCCTTTCCTCACCCCCCTGGACCAATGACCAATCTTACCCCTTCTCATCCTCAAGAACCACTGGCCTCTCAGGTAGGCATACATgcatgcacacgcgcacacacagtaacacagtgaTGTGCCCTCTGACCCTGTGTGCGTCTGTTTTCCAGGTGTGTGTGAGCTGGCTGCTGGGTTTGATCGCCCgtttccccccctctcctcattcTCGTCCACTCCCAGAATGCACTTCTCCTCCTTCCCCTACTCCGtcaccccccctccacccccgtACCTACCCCCACCTTTCCCCACTCTCCCCCCACACTCCCACAGTGGACTCTTCCAGCCCAGCAGCAGCCCCATCCTCTACTATGGAGCCTCTGCCGGGACCAACCACTACATCTCACTGCCAGAGGGGGACAGGACAAACCACTTTACTTCTGGGCCGGGAGGAGACCAGGCCCCCACTGCCAGGCTGGCCAACCAAACAGAGGGTAGGGGGGAGGAGCCTGTGTGGAG
It encodes the following:
- the LOC139563779 gene encoding runt-related transcription factor 2-like, giving the protein MLLIPPDPQITSRRFSPPLHGKTRDGTVGVTAQHEDSGPRSTGDIPAEFRPTDSPNFLVSSLPAHWRCNKTLPRAFTVVALGDVSDGVLVTVMAGNDDNCSAELRNATTLMTSHTARFNDLRFVGRSGRGKSFNLTITVFTSPPQVATYHRAIKVTVDGPREPRRHRQKMEVGPKTGLFRVAMPMQSLRPLNNITNPPTRAFPLSDSRPLSSPPWTNDQSYPFSSSRTTGLSGVCELAAGFDRPFPPLSSFSSTPRMHFSSFPYSVTPPPPPYLPPPFPTLPPHSHSGLFQPSSSPILYYGASAGTNHYISLPEGDRTNHFTSGPGGDQAPTARLANQTEGRGEEPVWRPY